One genomic window of Thermococcus indicus includes the following:
- the udg gene encoding type-4 uracil-DNA glycosylase — protein MGKEELMRKLGERIRNCQKCPLGGLRTNAVPGSGSYDAKVMFVGEAPGYWEDQKGLPFVGRAGKVLDELLAEIGLTRDEVYITNIVKCRPPENRDPTEDEIKACSPYLDRQIDIIRPRVIVPLGRHSMRYILEKFGFEPEPISKIHGKTFEAHTLFGKIIIMPMYHPAAALYRPPIKEELRKDFLRLGELIGSSL, from the coding sequence ATGGGAAAGGAAGAACTCATGCGGAAGCTTGGAGAGCGCATAAGGAACTGCCAGAAATGCCCTCTCGGGGGCCTTAGAACCAACGCCGTTCCCGGTTCCGGGAGCTATGACGCCAAGGTGATGTTCGTCGGGGAAGCGCCGGGCTACTGGGAGGATCAGAAGGGGCTCCCCTTCGTCGGAAGGGCAGGGAAGGTACTCGACGAGCTCCTGGCTGAGATAGGTCTCACCAGGGATGAGGTTTACATAACCAACATAGTCAAGTGCAGGCCTCCAGAGAACAGGGACCCGACGGAGGATGAGATAAAGGCCTGCTCCCCATACCTCGACAGGCAGATAGACATCATCCGACCCAGGGTTATAGTTCCGCTCGGCAGGCACTCCATGAGGTACATCCTGGAGAAGTTCGGCTTTGAGCCGGAGCCCATAAGCAAGATACACGGAAAAACCTTCGAGGCCCACACGCTCTTCGGGAAGATAATCATAATGCCGATGTATCACCCTGCCGCCGCGCTCTACCGGCCGCCCATAAAGGAAGAGCTCAGAAAGGACT